The stretch of DNA TGTAGTTTTTTTATTAACATTAATGTACTTATCACTAATGCTTTTTGCCATTTCTTTAATACTATTTCTAAAAGCTTTAAGATTTTTTTCTTTTAATTCTTTATTTGTTTCATTTACATATTTATTTCATGAGTCAAGAGGTAATTTACTATCAATAGGAATAATTTGCTCAACCTCTTCATTTTCCATTGTTTTCTGTTTTATTTTAATAGCGAAGTCAACTCTTTCATTATTTTTTGAATTTATATTATATTGTTCAAATCATAATTTATCTTTTAAATCTGGAAAATGATTTTCGAAAATTTGTTTTAAAGAAAACTCTCCAAAATTACCGATGTATTTATTAGTTGAAAAAGCTTTATTAAGGTCGGTAACACTTTTTTGAATTGTACTAAATTCTGTCATCCCTTTATTCATTTCATCCATTGATGTTTTAATATTATCGAAATGTTCGTTGATTTGCTTAGTGAGTTTATCTTCAAAATGTTTGTCGATGTTTGTTTTGATTTCCTCGAATCATTTTTTATTAGCATTTGTAATATCGTCAATTTTTTTATCAATATTTTCATTTAATTTGTTTGATAAACTATTAAATTCTTGACTTTGTTTTTTACTTTCATCTTTTAAAAAATTATTAATTGATAAAAATCTTTCATCGATATTATTAAATAATTTTTCTTTGAATTCTTGATTTTTATTATTTAACAAATCCTTTATTTCATTAAATTTTTGATTAATTTGTTTTTCAATTTCTAACTTTTGGTCACCTTGAAATTTTGTAAATAAATGTTCACTACTTTCTTTAAAATATTGCAAATATTCTTTATATTTAATTTCATCCTGTTTATTTAGTGAATCATTGTTTTTTTGTTTATTTCTTCTTTCAATTACTAAAAATACAATCAAACCAATGATGCATAATAAAAGAATTGATGTAATTATCAATGTAATTACTAAAATACTATTCATATATCCCTCCTACTTATTTATCTTATTTTATTAATATTTAAATAATAAGCTAATTTATTATAAAATTTTAATTAATTATGAAAAATATGAAAAAAAGCATAAGAAAAATATTATTAACTTCTTTGGGTTCGTTGTCTATTTTACCAACTACAGTTGTAGTTATTTCTTGTCAAGATAAGAATCAAATTAAAAAAAATGATAATGATAAAAGTTTTGAAATAATAAAAAACAAATACATTAATTTAAATTGGAATGATTTTTTATTGTCTAAGGCAATAGACGAAACAAAAAACTCATATAAAAATTTTTCATTTGAATCATTTTTTGAATGAAAGAATAATGGAAAATTACATAGTTTAGATGAAATTGAAATAAATAGTAAAACTGAAGATTTGCAATCAAAAGAATCGATTAAAATTGATAATTTTGAAACTTCAAATAATTATTTATCTGAAGAATTTAATAATTTACTTAATAGCTATAATTTAAATAAAACTGAAGACGAAAAATTAATTGTCGTTTTTAGAAGCCAAAAATTACCAATGCCAGAAGCCTCAATATTAGTTTGAAGCTGATTAACGACAAAAAAATATTTAAATGAGAGTAAAAACATAAATGAAATAAAATATTTAGAAAAAAACAAAACCGTTTTATATGGTCATTGATTTTATAATGAAGAATATGAACAACAAAAAAACTCAAATAAAATTTGAAAAATACTAAGTTATGCAGTGCCATCTATTGCTATTGGAGGATTATTTTTATATATAATAATAGCAATATTAATTAAACGAAAAAAAGTAGCTTTTAAAAATAAGAAAAAATAGAAAATTAAATAAACAAAGGGGATAAAATGTACGCGATCACAAATAATAAAAAACCTGTTATTTTTTCTGATGTTGATGGAACACTTTACAAAAATTTTGACTTAAAAGAAGAAACTATAAAGGATGTTTTATTTGCGGTTAATAATGGCACTGATTTTAATATCTGCACAGGTAATCCTGTTCAAGAAAGAATGCTTGATTTAGCCCAAAAATTAAAAGTAAAATACTTGCTTTGTTCTTCGGGTGGAGAAATTTATGATGTTGAAAAATCACAAGTGATTAAAAGTTGAAATATTGATTTTTCAATTTTAAAAGAACTAATCAAAGTTGCTAATAAAATGAATTTACAAGTAATTTTTTGAGATGATAAAAGCTATTTTTATCTAAAAGAAATACCAGAACTTACAAAAGAGGTTTTAGTACATCATTTTATTAGTCAAGATAAATTAAACTCAATTCCTAAACTTTGAAATGGCGAAGAGATTAATCCAATCAAAATTGAGTTATATTCATTAGATGAACCATATTCACAAACATATCCACAAAAAATTTATAAACAAATAAAAAATTTAAAAGACAAAATTGAAATTATTCCTACACATTGTAATGTTGAAATAAATTATTTAGGAGTAAACAAGGGAACAGCAATAAAATGATTGGTGGAAAACGTTTATAATAAAGAAAATGTATTATTAAATGAAGTAATGACAATTGGCGATAGTAATAATGATACACCAATGTTAAAATTAACAAATTATTCATATGCAATGGCAAATGCTACTAAGGAACCTTTATCAATGGCGAGATTTTTTACAAGCGATGTGAGTCAAAATGGTTTAGGGGAAGCGATTTTAGATTATTTATATCGTTTAAAAAATATTGCAAGAAAACATATGCTACACGAATTTTTAGAAGGAGAATAAAATATGAAAGCAACAAGAATAGGTCAAAACTATTTATTAAAAGTAAAATCAATTAATTACTTATCACCGTTTTTTAAAAAAGATAATGTTGAATTAATTAATTTTTTTCAAGAAAAAAATGAATTAAAAACTATTTTTAGCGATTCTTTAACTTTTGAAGAATTAGCGGGAATAATAATAGGTTTTTATGGAGATAAAACAAAAAATTATTATCCAATTTTTGAATCAGAAAAATTTAATAGTTTATTTGATCAACCAAAAAATTTAGAAGAAAAAATCACAACCAACAAGATTATTAAAAATGAGTATTTAGTTTATAAATATATTAATTTTTTAAATGATGAAAATTATGAAAATTATTTAACAATTATTCTATCTGACTACTCAATAATTTCGTTTAAATTTACTATATCAAAAGCTCCAAAGTATAAAGATTCAAACCTTAGCAAACGTTATATTAAATATAAAGAGAAAAATGTTAACTATTTAAAACAACATAATTTTGAAATAGATACTGATAAAATTATCGATAATTATTTTGTAACTAAAGATTATGGTAAGGAAATTGCAGATACTTTATTAGCGGCGGATTTTGTTTCATTTTCTCTTAATCAATTAAATCCAACTTTTGAATGAAGTAATGAAGAATCTTTAAATTACTATGATTATGAATTATTATTAAGATTAGACTTATCTACAATATCAAAAGACTTATTTTCTATTTATGAGTGAAGAGATGATATATATCAGAATTATTTAGATGATGTTGCTTCTGAATTTGTAGCACAAGATGATTTCCCCTTTTCTTCAATTAAAAAATTATTCAATGATCAAGATTTAAATGAAGAAGATAGAGACGAATTGGCTTCAATCGAACAAATGATGTCTGATCCAACCAGAATTAAAGAACTACAAGGCATTATTAATGATCCTAACAAATTACAACAAGCTCAAGAAGAAATAATTAATAAAATGAGTGGTTCAAAATCATCATCTTCACAAGAAAGAGCAAAATCAAATCATGAACAAGCAAGAAAAATTGTCTTAGAAACATTTGTTAATTCTTTATTAAATACTGATGTTCCTGAAAATGAAATAGTTAAAATGCTTGAAGATTTCCTTGACCAAGTTCAAGATGGAACTTTTTTATCTGGCATGGCAGGATTTAATTTAAGCCTACAAGATCGAGAAAAATTTATTCAAGACCTTTTAGACATTTATTATGAAAAAAAATATGGTGAACCAGCTAAGCAAAATTTTAAAAAAGAAAAAATAGATAACGAAGATTTTAACTAGTTTTTTAAAAACGCAAATAAGTAAATTTGTGTTTTTTTATTTTCTAATTTTTTATTTAAATATAATTATATTTAATATGAAAGATAAAATAATAATAAAGAATGCAAGAGAAAATAATTTAAAAAACATAAATTTAGAAATTCCCAGAAATAAATTTGTAGTTTTTACAGGTTTATCGGGGTCAGGGAAAAGTTCTTTAGCTTTTAATACAATATATGAAGAAGGTAGAAGAAGATATGTTGATAGTTTATCTAATTATGCTAAACAGTTTTTAGGAGGAACAAAAAAACCAGATGTTGATAGTATTGAAGGATTGAGTCCTGCAATATCAATTGAACAAAAAACCGTTCATAATAACCCGAGAAGTATTGTAGGAACTGTTACTGAAATTTATGATTATTTAAGATTATTATATGCACGTATTGGAAAACCTTTTTGTCCAAATCATAAAAATGAAATTACCGCACAAAAAAGTTTAGATATCATCAATCATATTTTGAATCAAAAGGAAGATTCAAAAATTTTTATCTTATCGCCTGTCGTTAATAATCAAAAGGGTTCATTCGCCACAACACTAGCTAGATTAAAAAAAGAAGGCTTTTTACGTGTGAAAGCAAACGGAGAAATTTTAGAATTAGCAAAAAATCCAGTTTTAGATAAAAATAAAAAATGGAATATTGATTTAATTATCGATCGCTTTACTTTAACTAAAGATGCTCAAACAAAATCAAGAATAGCAGAAGCAATAGAAATTGCCTTGCAATATTCAAAAGGTCTTGTGACAATTGAAGTTATTGGTGGTGAAACAAATACTTATTCAACAACTCACAGTTGTAAATTTGGTGATTTTGATATGCCTAAAATTGAACCTAGAATTTTTTCATTTAACTCACCAAATGGGATGTGTGAAAAATGTAAGGGTTTAGGGCTTTTACAAAAAGCTTCATGAGATTTAATTTGTCCGGATAAAACATTATCTATTAACCAAGGTGCAATTTTGCTCTTTAAAAATTTAGTTAATTCAAAAAACTTAGAATGACAAGAGTTTGACAAATTACTTTCTTATTACAATATTGATAAAACTTGACCAATAAATGATTTAACTAAAGAACAAATTGAAATTTTAAAATATGGTTCAACCGAGGAGATTGCTTTTACTGTTACATCGGAAAACGGGATTAAATATGAAAAATCTCGTCAAATTGAAGGTGTTTGTGACAAAATCGAGAGAAAATATCTAGATACTACTTCTAATGAAATAAGAATGTATTATTCACGTTATTTATCAGATAGTCCTTGTGATTTATGTAAGGGAAAAAGATTGAATAAATATGCTTTGGCAACTAAAATTAATAATTTAGATATATATGAAATCTGTAATAAATCAATTGAAGAATTAAAAGAATTTCTAAAAACAATTCATTTAAGTGATATTGAAAAAGAAATAACAAACTTAATTCTAATTGAAATAAATCATCGTATCGATTTCTTGATTAACGTTGGTTTGCAATATTTGACCTTAAATAGAAAATCTGAAACATTATCGGGTGGTGAAGCACAACGAATTAGATTGGCAACACAAATAGGAGCAAATCTAACTGGAGTTTTATATGTTTTAGACGAACCTTCAATTGGTCTACATCAAAAAGACAACGAAAAGTTGTTGAATTCATTACGAAAAATGGTTGATTTAGGTAACTCATTAATTGTTGTTGAACATGATGAGGATACAATAAGACAAGCCGATTTTATTGTGGATATTGGTCCTAAAGCTGGTGAACACGGTGGCGAAATTGTTGCTAGCGGTAATATTGATGAAATTATCAACGCAAAAGAAAGTATTACTGGACAATATTTATCAAATAAATTAGAAATTAAAGTTCCAAATAGTCGTCGTTCAGGTAATGGTAAAGTATTAACAATTAAAAATGCTAAGGCAAATAATCTAAAAAATATTTCTGCTAAATTTCCATTAGGAAAATTTATTGCTGTAACAGGTGTTTCTGGATCCGGAAAATCTTCGTTAATTAACGAAGAACTAATCAATGAACTTGATTTGCTTTTAAAAAATAAAAGTTATTCTGACAATAATAATAAAAAGATTACTGGCTATTTATATATTGATAAATTAATAAAAATAGACCAAAGCGCAATCGGTCGAACACCACGTTCTAACCCAGCAACTTATACAGGTGTATTTGACGATATAAGAGATATATTTGCCAATGTTGAAGAAGCAAGAATTAGAGGTTTTACCAAATCAAGATTTTCA from Mycoplasmopsis arginini encodes:
- the rmuC gene encoding DNA recombination protein RmuC, translated to MNSILVITLIITSILLLCIIGLIVFLVIERRNKQKNNDSLNKQDEIKYKEYLQYFKESSEHLFTKFQGDQKLEIEKQINQKFNEIKDLLNNKNQEFKEKLFNNIDERFLSINNFLKDESKKQSQEFNSLSNKLNENIDKKIDDITNANKKWFEEIKTNIDKHFEDKLTKQINEHFDNIKTSMDEMNKGMTEFSTIQKSVTDLNKAFSTNKYIGNFGEFSLKQIFENHFPDLKDKLWFEQYNINSKNNERVDFAIKIKQKTMENEEVEQIIPIDSKLPLDSWNKYVNETNKELKEKNLKAFRNSIKEMAKSISDKYINVNKKTTPYALMFVPSEFIYSSILQEYDFTSKIWRDHRVFILGPTLTTAFIYNLFVQNQNFKVAKDIDKIRGLFVEIQNNYKNINNNIIESLKSVNSASDKIKIAYKNSRLVVEKINKNSEDLNIRKIEIKKDLEEKLLPEETFENQEK
- a CDS encoding HAD-IIB family hydrolase; its protein translation is MYAITNNKKPVIFSDVDGTLYKNFDLKEETIKDVLFAVNNGTDFNICTGNPVQERMLDLAQKLKVKYLLCSSGGEIYDVEKSQVIKSWNIDFSILKELIKVANKMNLQVIFWDDKSYFYLKEIPELTKEVLVHHFISQDKLNSIPKLWNGEEINPIKIELYSLDEPYSQTYPQKIYKQIKNLKDKIEIIPTHCNVEINYLGVNKGTAIKWLVENVYNKENVLLNEVMTIGDSNNDTPMLKLTNYSYAMANATKEPLSMARFFTSDVSQNGLGEAILDYLYRLKNIARKHMLHEFLEGE
- the uvrA gene encoding excinuclease ABC subunit UvrA gives rise to the protein MKDKIIIKNARENNLKNINLEIPRNKFVVFTGLSGSGKSSLAFNTIYEEGRRRYVDSLSNYAKQFLGGTKKPDVDSIEGLSPAISIEQKTVHNNPRSIVGTVTEIYDYLRLLYARIGKPFCPNHKNEITAQKSLDIINHILNQKEDSKIFILSPVVNNQKGSFATTLARLKKEGFLRVKANGEILELAKNPVLDKNKKWNIDLIIDRFTLTKDAQTKSRIAEAIEIALQYSKGLVTIEVIGGETNTYSTTHSCKFGDFDMPKIEPRIFSFNSPNGMCEKCKGLGLLQKASWDLICPDKTLSINQGAILLFKNLVNSKNLEWQEFDKLLSYYNIDKTWPINDLTKEQIEILKYGSTEEIAFTVTSENGIKYEKSRQIEGVCDKIERKYLDTTSNEIRMYYSRYLSDSPCDLCKGKRLNKYALATKINNLDIYEICNKSIEELKEFLKTIHLSDIEKEITNLILIEINHRIDFLINVGLQYLTLNRKSETLSGGEAQRIRLATQIGANLTGVLYVLDEPSIGLHQKDNEKLLNSLRKMVDLGNSLIVVEHDEDTIRQADFIVDIGPKAGEHGGEIVASGNIDEIINAKESITGQYLSNKLEIKVPNSRRSGNGKVLTIKNAKANNLKNISAKFPLGKFIAVTGVSGSGKSSLINEELINELDLLLKNKSYSDNNNKKITGYLYIDKLIKIDQSAIGRTPRSNPATYTGVFDDIRDIFANVEEARIRGFTKSRFSFNVPGGRCDKCDGDGVIKIEMHFLPDVYVTCDHCDGQRYNYETLEVKYRGKSINDILNMTVEQAYAFFIQNGKIRDQLQTLLDVGLGYIKLGQNATTLSGGEAQRVKLATYLQKKPTGKSLYILDEPTTGLHSYDVQNLLNVLNRIVDNGDTLIVIEHNLDVIKCADYIIDLGPDGGKNGGNIIASGTPEQVAQITNSYTGQYLKKILKLS